The Oryza sativa Japonica Group chromosome 11, ASM3414082v1 DNA window ATTATGGTTAAAGAGAAACAGGTATCTAGTAAGTCCACCTGCTGGGCTGTTCCAAGTTCCAAAAATATATTGTTGCATTCCCATACAGAACAAAAGAACAGTTTgtttttaatatttcaaattgCTGGTAGCAATATAGATCTATATGTATTATCAAGAGACCCATATTGAAGGGGGAAAGGATCAGACCTTTTGATATTCGATCGCAACCTTGTCGGATTTGTTGTTTTAAGTGAATCCAGCAGCAGCATGCGTGGTCCTTTGTCAGTACCCAGGTAGTCTGTCTCACCAAAGTTGCATAAGACAAGGAGGTTCCAGTGTCCCCTGCAGTTAAGAAAGTggataattgaatatatttgataatgaaattaataaacCATAGGGTTACTGGTAGTGAAGCAACTTACCATATAACAATAGGAACGAAAACATATTGTCTtgaaaatactttcttagcctTAATCCATTTAAGGACATTTGATTTATTATGTCCGCTAGTGTACATGTGAAACCACAATGAGTCAAAGTATGCATAAGCACTCCTCTTTTCTTCATCAATGTCCTTCCAAAGATCCCTATTCACAAAGTTATGAAGTAAATAAGAAGAGAAACTAATGCACGcacagaagagagagagagagagagagagagaggacataCTCCAGATATAATTCAAAAATCTCAGTATCCAATTTGTCTTTATTCTTTTTGTCCCTGTTGCTTGATGCAGTGCGAAGCGTTCTTCTATTTGGGTTTAGGGCATCAAGACCGGAAGGCAATGCACTTTTCGAAACATTCCTCGCTGCTGGCTTGATGGTTCTTCGAGGACGCTTGTTCTTGCAATCTGTATAACAAACATAAAATGAAAAATAGGACTAGACCTCAAGATATGAAGATACACTCCAAAATTCCAGTAGCCTGGTTCACATCATGGTACTAAAGATTCCAACATTCAAACATAATGTTGGCTTTATGTAGCTATTCCTTTTTGTAATTATCACTATTCACTAGATCATAGTTAAATACTACTGGGAGGATGGATAGGTGGCACCACTTATATGGGATGAGAAGCAGAATATAGCTGGGACATTTTTACTGCAATCCTTATCAATTATCATATTTCTAACCATCCAGGCCACCAATAAAATAATTACTACCATGTTCTGATACATGAAAACACTTGTCCAGGCTATGGCACTGTTATATCTTCACAACAGAAGACCAACAATTTGAATACTCTAACATGGACAGAATGGAACAGGAATAGTGAACTGAACTATAGAGATGAGCATAATGAGGTTGTGACCTGCTTTCCATGCTGCAAACATTTATCCTAGCTACAACACAAATTCCTAGTAGAAGAACCGCAATAGAGTTGTACCTAATGATCCGATCCTCTTAATCAAGATGCACATGGAACTCTTTTCAGTTACAACTTCCAATATACATGGAACATCATCCTATAACTTGATCCTCCAAATGACCAAATCCTATAACCAACACAAAAACCTAATACCTAAATCCATAACCTATCAGAATAACTCTGTTTTAGCAAAaacatataaattaatattttagaCACTATGCTAGAATATATGAACAAATCTAAACAAACATTATACTTTGTATGATATTCAGAATGAAACCCTTCAAATTAGCACTGAGGCACAGGTCCTAGTTTGACAAAGTTGGCACTAAATTCTGTACGGAGCCACCAATAAACTAGAGCAACTAAAGTTCTATTGCTTGCCACACATGGATAAATAAATACCATCAGCTACAGAAATAAAAGGAAATGAATAATAAGCAGTGATTAGGTGTGTAAATAACAGACAGTAAAAGATGACACCTCCACCTAATTCTTGAATGATATGCCGCCATTTTAATGCCCTCTATGCTGTTTAACTTTTATTAAAATTTTCAGCATAGACACAGTTATATGGACAAGGTATATACCAACTATAGGTGATGTACGCATTAAATCAACAACACAGTGTGGGCGCACTAAAAGGTTACCCAAACAAGCACCAGACAGCAAAATCAAGCCATGTAACATGTAATCAACATTGCCCGGCAAAACAATCAACCATATCACATCATCAACAGCACATTAGCTACCCAACGATGCAATGGATCCATGGAACTGTTCTAAAAGCTCCCGCATAAGAATATGCAGCCTGAGTGACCCTTCTTGCCTTTAGTTTAGAGCCAGTTACAAATCCTAAAGATTTAGGGCCTCTAATAAACAAATGATATGCTAAAGTATAGATAAACAAATGAAAGAAGCCATAGGCCCTACAcaatcaagaaaagaaaaaatatgcaGCAGTGAACCTACAAAAGTTTGCCCATTTCCAATTCCACAACATAGAGCCAGCATCATCAGAACCAGCACCAGAATTAATCGAATCTAacaaaactaaaaaagaaaatccGACTTTCTGTCACCACCCCAGGGGACCTACAAGTCTAGAACCCCTCCCCATTCCCAAGAAAACAGAAAACAGAGCCAAAAGCCGTCTtcctcccaccaccaccgcagcaGCAATCAGATCAACAAGAGCgcaaacacaaacacacacataaaatttttttagaaaaaagaaagcgAAATTAAAAACAGAGAGAGGAGATTTGGGCGCTCACCATCGTCGCTGtcgacgaggtcgacgacggcgacctggTCGCAGCCGCTGCTCCGGGCACGGCGGCGGGGGGCCatggcggcgggggtgggggggggggcaggAATGGCTCGCGGCCTAGGGTTTCGATCCGGGGGTGGGGATAAAAAGTGGGGGAGGAAGCGGGAGCTCGAATTCGGGGACGGTTTCACACTACTCGCCTTTGTTCGTTCTTCTTCGCCTCCTCgcgctgtgtgtgtgtgtgtttcctTCCTCTTTGGGGAAGAAGGAGCGTTTCCACTGGGGCGGGTGACACGTGGAGGGCCCGGATTAAGCGAGGGGGTCCCTTGTCGGCTGCTCCTGGCCGTTGGATCTGGGCCTTCACGGGCCCAACAGGGGGGATCCCCCAACGGCCGAATGGCTTGTCCAGTTGTTTGTCCTCCTGCCTCTACAGCTGTACACTGGGATTGATATCCTCCACCTTCGACGTCACCGTGTGATCCAGGATTTATTAGGCCCATATATCAGTGATAAAGTCTCTGTGCACTTGTAGTATAAAACTTCTGAATAAAAAATCTATGAATATTTGGATGGTTTGGATAAAATTTGGGTCGACTTTGAATCTCTTTGGTTCCCACGAATGTAGGAAGTTTCACCTAATCTCGCTCGCCGGAATTTGGCATGAAATTGTTCATTTGGGCACAGGTGTCAACCCAACAAGAAGATTCTGGTATTATTGTACTacttccattccaaaatataatatattttttaactatGTATCTAAATTGTTTCACATATATAAGTCAAAAATTGATATATTTTGGCGAAGTGagcatagctcaactggttaggttccttgtggtggaaccagcccacccgggttcaaatcctagatttgacacgggtgatcgcatttacggctaattattctttcagtggtaggcgacgtacccgtcgacagcgaggcgctgtggtgacttcgtcaatctcaagatatgccggcccagtcttccggaggtgctcatagggtggtgacttcgtcaatctctagATATGCTCAAGATATGCCGGCTCAGTCTTCCGGAGGTGTTCATAgggtggtgacttcgtcaatctcaagatatgccggcccagtcttccggaggtgctcatagggtggtgacttcgtcaatctctagATATGCTCAAGATATGCCGGCTCTTCCGGAGGTGTTCATAgggtggtgacttcgtcaatctcaagatatgccggcTCAGTCTTCCAGAGGTGTTCATAgggtggtgacttcgtcaatctcaagatatgctcAATATATGCCGGCTCAGTCTttcggaggtgctcatagggggTGCTCAAGATATGCCGACTCAGTCTTCCGGAGGTGTTCATAgggtggtgacttcgtcaatctcaagatatgctcAATATATGCTGGCTCAGTctacttcgtcaatctcaagatatgctcaatatatgccggctcagtcttccggaggtgctcatagggggTGCTCAAGATATGCCGACTCAGTCTTCCGGAGGTGTTCATAgggtggtgacttcgtcaatctcaagatatgctcAATATATGCTGGCTCAGTcttccggaggtgctcatagggggTTCTCAAGATATGCCGGCTCAGTCTttcggaggtgctcatagggtggtgacttcgtcaatctcaagatatgccggctcagtcttccggaggtgctcatagtGTGTTCATAGGAGTGAGTGTGCGCATGTTGTGAGCGCCtgtgtttgtactgtgtttctaaaaaaaattgatatattttggaatggaggtagAACTAGTTATCTTTGATACAATTTCACTAGTAAATTATTATTAAGTTTGTTATAAACTCCCTTCATATTCTTTTACATTACGTAGGTTAGTTTCTTTTTGAATTAACcaaactgaaaaagaaaaacagggaGAGTATGTCACGTAGCAATCAGCATACAATTATCCCATTTCGCATAGCCAGCAAACAATTTGTAAGCCCTATGCCATTGTGCTTTGGAGAATTTATCGCTAACTAATTGCTTGAAGTTATGTATCTTTCTTTTATAAGATGAATGCATATTTCGAGCAATAAATTAACCACAGAGATGTGCAAGAAAAAACTTTTTTCACAACAAAAGCTAAATGAAATTGTGAACCAATTAGGATGAAGCCTAACTAACATCAATTATTCGATACCtattctaacaaactccaccttgacgAATATACGACACCCAGAAGTAGTTAGAGTCATCGTGCCGATCCACCTGCCCTCCAGACTTCGGTTGTCTTCCCTCCGCAACTTCATGATGAGCTGCCCGATGAGCCTGCACCAGACCTACTCCCTTCAAGAAACTCTGCTATTCCTATAACTTATTTCTCTGGACTCCATCTACAACAATGCTCCATCTTCTATCCCATCATCACAATCGTCTTGACAAGTAAAATTGAATTCCTTCTTAGATGTCACATCATAGACTCCTCGAAGACCATGTTCACCTTCATCTTCTATCGTaaatttgattttatttaatcCATGGCTAGATAACCCATGTCATTACCGAATAGATAAATTAAACTCACCAGACTGATGAATAACCCTTTCTTCCTTGTAATCTTATGGACCGAGCTAacaaatccatccatgctttccTGCATCTGTAGTAGTTTGAGTCGTTGATAATTTGAGAAAATTCATTGTTGCTTTGAATCAATTGAAGAAATTACCACCATAGTGATTGCTCTTCCTTTTCAGCGACACATATTCCACATATCCCCATCATGTAAACCACGCAGATCCTGGATATATCTTGTACTACCAAACAGTCTCGTTGACACCACCAATGTATTCAACCCGATGTTGCCCGGGACTTTTCTTCAGTTTTGGTCTAACTCCATATATCTCAACTCATTGTCGAGTCTCAGATATATCATGTCTCCGCCAGATAATTCCATATGTGACCTGACCGACCTGCCGCTAGGTTTGGCAACGGAGCGGAGCAGGTCCGGGTTGGACAAGAACGGCCCCGACCCCGAGCCCCGATTTCCTCACTCGTCCCCGGCCCTGAAGAAGGATGCAGGTGCAACACAGGACCCGCCCCCAACCCCGCAGGGAACCCGCCACCTAGCCGGGGCCCGCGCAACGGAGAGGAGCGTTGGTGACCGATCGACAAGAAGACGACAACACAGGGGCGGTGGTAGAGGGCGACAGCGCGCGGCGTACAGACAGCGACAGAGGATGATGACACGAGGCCCAGGGGCGGCGACATAGGGCGATAGCGTGAGGGCAGCGGGAGAGGCCGACGACGCACAGTGTGGGGACGGCGGGAAAGGCCGACGGCGTGCGGCTCGGGCGGGGCAGGCGTGTTGCGCTGTCGCTACCCTCTCGCCTCTCGCGCTTGAGTGAGAGGTTGGTGCCTGGCGGCGACTGGGAGGAGTTGATTTAGAGTTTTGACCTTTCCTTTTATACTATAGCAGTAATAATTGGGCCAATGTTAATGGGCTTTCTACATAAATTGTATGGAAAATAACTAATGGACACCTTTACCGGGCCCCCGAAGGCAAACCCGTGGGATGACCGGGGCCCCGACCCAATGGACCTGCGGGTTGAAAATCTAACCTACCCCCGTCCACGCAGGGGACCCGGCCCCGTGGGGGAAATTGCTATACCTACCTGCCGCCGTCAGTCTACTCGCCCTTCTCACTTGAAAACTATCCAAACCATAGAGCCTTCTTGGCCTTCTTATGGATCTGTTCATAAGTTTCAGCAACAAACCACCGTCCATTGTACTCGGTATAACCGTCCAAGCTCTGCAGTTTAACCAATCCATCGGTCTAACTACCCTACCGGTATAGTGCAAAACCATCATACACGCGCACCTCACACACCTTGTCTCGA harbors:
- the LOC9272014 gene encoding probable ubiquitin-like-specific protease 2B → MAPRRRARSSGCDQVAVVDLVDSDDDCKNKRPRRTIKPAARNVSKSALPSGLDALNPNRRTLRTASSNRDKKNKDKLDTEIFELYLEDLWKDIDEEKRSAYAYFDSLWFHMYTSGHNKSNVLKWIKAKKVFSRQYVFVPIVIWGHWNLLVLCNFGETDYLGTDKGPRMLLLDSLKTTNPTRLRSNIKRFIADIFKTEEREENEQFINKICLEFPEVPQQNGDECGIYVLYFIYCFLQNKALGEDFSQLFDDPEEWENFRKGVHSFRENRENEIAE